The genomic region ACCAACAAGTTGATCTACAGACCATGTATCTTTCAAAGTTTTTGTTTGTATGACTTAATTCTTGGTAACAATGGTAAGTGGTGTAGAACCAATTTtgggtccaaccctggcatatcgaaatatgaccaagaaaagttgattggTCTTTGTCTTAAGAATTGGAAAAAGTTGTCTTTCTCTTTAGGATTTAATGATTCAACCAAGTGTATCCTATGTATGACTTCAACCTCTCTCATATTGACTTCTTCTATCTTTTCAACAAGTAATGAAAAAATTTCTTGGTTAATGAGAAGATCATTTAGCTTTCTTTTTCCCATGTCTATTTTATTAGGATCTTGTGATGTAGAAGagatttcttctccaaagtatgctaTTCAGTCAAAGTCTCTTGAAAATCCAAATTTATGATCATCATAAGGAAATCCATCTCTAATACCTAGGAACTCTACTATAGCTTTGTCATTTTCAAACTAATCCAGATGTGGTGGTTTCTCTAATCATTAAGTGTGGATGGATAAGACATAAATCCTTACTCTCTTATGTGTGAGGTGTTTCTGATATTATACATACTCGGTTGTCATAAACATACTTTATTGACACAATTGGATCTAGTTATTTATCTTCATATATAATGCCATTATCCACAGGTGATTGATTGTCATAAGCTCTATATGCTGAATATGTGCTACAACTATGAGTAGACATGAATTCATAATCATGAGAGTTAGTTATGCTTTCAATGTATGTCTTAATATCCGATCCATCTTAATTTAGTTCATCACATTcctcaataggagaaagagaaGTTTTGACAATATTAAAAAATAGTGGGACATTGCTATATATGACTTGTAGATCCTTGTTTTGTTGTAGAAAAATCCCTCATTTTTGGTATAAGGCATTCTAGTCTTTCTATGGTTGAATCACTCGCTGGCGCTAAACCCGTTCTATCATTATGTTGGCATGTGAAGATATTGCAAGTCCCATATCACTAGATGGTACTATATTTGTATCTTGGATGAAAAGCTGGAAGCTCTCGATAACTGACTCATCAATAGGGTTGTCTTCAGTTAATTCACTTCTTTGAGGTAATGGGACAAACACCACTATTGAAGAATTGCTTTGAGGTGTTGATTTAGAATCCTATGTAGGTCTATTTAATATATCTAGTGTATGTTGTCTAGCCTTTGATACTTTTGTTATGTGTTATATCCTAAACCTTGATTCTTTGGTTTCTCCTGAGGTAAAACAGGTTCTATTCTTCCTTGTCTTTGTGGTCCCAAGCTCGTTGTACCATCATAGCCATGTTTCGGCAACATTTTGAAACCATTTCCGTATTGATCCAAAGGAAGCTTGACTAtagtcatgtcatcttcttctctgtatatccatTGGTTCACATCTTCATCTAGAGATTCATCTTGTAAATCTCCCTATCTAATGAATGAGCATGAGTTTTAATATCTAACTATCTCTTTCCCTTTGTCTTGTCTACTTAGAGTAgattgaggtttcccaaaagatctTGGAGAGATATAATTGCCTAACTATTGGTGCCTTTGCAATGGAATACTCCCCACATCCCACTTCTTTGATTTGCAAAGAAAGTGTCGTAGGTACATACGAGGTGTAGAATTATGTGTATTAGTGTTTTCTAATGACTCCAATTGTGATATGAGCGGAGCTGCTTGGTTAATAGGTACTTGGTTATAAACACTTTCCTTCAAGTAATTACAATGTTGGAACGTATTTGGGTCAAcattgttagagtatttgggtatttacttaattaattaaataatatttttttaattatttaagttacctttatctcttttacacttaagctaactttaggtgcataataattaattcttttattaattattatgtgcaaacctaggttttcctttttagggtttcttgacctattaaaggttgagttcattcttttcattgtaagaagaagaaggttttttacattacacattttgtgaatattgagctccctctttttgagcatattttctgtgtatttctttcttctatgatttgcttccttgcttctccttgtaataggtttttcagcttgcaaagatcatttgggcaactgtaatctgtatgagtgccctcaaatgacactactcgaatcagaaggaaaacaaagacaaacaacatggtatcagagcttcagatctgtagctatctgttcttgttttgagattttctgcattggaagtagatctggggtttcagaattttttttatgcacctagggatagaccttttttctgagcactttgggcctaaaccaacctcaccatcgtgcttagaTGGCCCGAAAACcactatggtcatataaaatttgacctattttggttcttgagcctctaggagtatttttttctcagatctaggtcATACGGCCCTGGCATGCAGCTTTCTTTGGCCCTCGCCGACAACTCTCCCCAGTGGCCCTACTCTCTCCCGGCCCCGCCACCGCGCTCCGCTCCTGGCCCGCTGCTAGACGTTGCCTCTCCCGGCCCCACTGCCACGCTCAGCTCATGACCTTCCTCCACCGCTACTCCTTAGCCCAGCCCAGCCATTGCCGGCCTCCCTGCGGCCCCCGCCACCCGGCCCGGCCTTGCCGCCGCTGCAGCCCCCACTGCTGCCCGACCTAGACCCACCGCCTGCAGTGCCCATTAGCCTCACCGTCGTCGGAAACTGCCGCCTAGCCACTAGAGCTCCTCTCGGCCACCAGAGCACCACCCGTCCGCCACCGGAGTGCCGCTCCCTGGCCACTGCCGCTCGAACAGCCACCAGACTACcctttcctcttgttttgaaggggggtttgttTTTTGGCCATATATTGGgtatacagagtcatttttttgaaaacgaataggcatcagaaagctggttccgagccggacctcgtcatgttggtaattttttccatttttttttgtttgaatgtgTTTT from Cryptomeria japonica chromosome 3, Sugi_1.0, whole genome shotgun sequence harbors:
- the LOC131874184 gene encoding glycine-rich RNA-binding protein 1-like, encoding MRTVGESMESKVQKVAGREVTADNSSSHTSHAIFGNNVDILEEILKHLDAKSVGIVSCVRKGLARERHSGGGRVVLWWPRGALVARRQFPTTVRLMGTAGGGSRSGSSGGCSGGKAGPGGGGRREAGNGWAGLRSSGGGRS